The Sulfurimonas aquatica genomic sequence CATCAGGCATGTCAGAATTTGGAAACATTCTCCACTGTTTTGGTTGCTTACTCGCTAGTTTCATACTTATCATCTTTCCAAGCTGTATAGCTTCAGCTAATGTAGTATGCCCTTTATGAATATAGACATGAAGATGCCCCTCTGTCTTTGTTTTGTATGCGGTGAAGTTAATATAACCCTCTTCGCGAAGAAGAAGTTGTGCTTTATGATAAAAACGTTCAGGGTCTCTACCATTATAGTCAATCACAATGTTTTCAACTTTACCGCGGGAGTTTACAATAGAGTGAGCTACTGTAATGTCACCCTTTATATGTTTGTTAATGACAGTTTGATTTAACGGAGCGCTTATTTTTTCAAACTTGTTGTAAAATGTACGTCCTTTAAAAGATATTTTATCCACTACGGACTCTTTTTTTTCCCAGTAGTGATCGCTTACCATTTTAATAAGTTTTAAATCCATTGCTGTCATTATTTATCCTTTAGTATGTTGCTTGGTTATAAATTACAAAGTTTTGTGCTAAAGCCTTTAACTCTTCTTTGATAGTTGCTTGAAGGTCTGTATTTGTAATGTCATCTAAAACATCAGCCATTTTATTAGCAATGATTTCAAACTCTTTTTCTTTCATACCACGAGATGTAAGTGCAGGTGAACCAACACGAATACCTGAAGTTACAAATGGACTTCTAGTCTCACCTGGAACAGTATTTTTATTAATAGTGATACCAGCATTGCCTAAGGCTGCATCAGCATCTTTTCCAGAGATCTCTTTACCTACAAAAGATACTAAGATAAGATGGTTGTCAGTTCCACCAGATACTACATCATAACCACGTTTCATCATAACTTCACCAAGTACTTTAGCATTTGCTTTTACTTGTTTAGCATACTCTTTCCATGCAGGAGAGAGATTATGTTTGAAGCCAACTGCTTTTGCAGCGATAACATGAACTAATGGTCCACCTTGGAGCGCAGGGAAGATTGCTGAGTTCATTTTCTTAGCTATATCTTCATCATTTGTCATAATCATACCACCACGAGGGCCAGCAAGCGTTTTATGGGTAGTTGTAGTTACAACGTCTGCATAAGGAAATGGTGAAGGATGCTCACCAGCAGCTACAAGACCTGCGATGTGTGCAATGTCTGCAAATAAAATTGCTCCAACATCATCAGCTATTTCACGGAATTTTTTAAAATCGATTTCACGAGCATATGCTGAAGCACCACAAACAATTATTTTTGGCTGAACAATTCTAGCAATATCTAAAACTCTTTCATAGTTAATACGACCATCAAGTTCAACACCATAAGTAAAACTAGAGTAGTTTTTACCTGAAAAACTAGGCTTTGAACCATGTGTTAAGTGACCACCATGACTTAAGTCCATTCCTAAAAGTTTATCACCAGCTTTTAGTAGTCCAGCATATACTGCACCATTTGCTTGGCTTCCTGAGTGTGGTTGCACATTTGCATAAGAACATCCAAATAGTTCACATGCTCTATCTATAGCTAATTGCTCAACGCCATCAGCATACTCACATCCACCATAGTAGCGTTTAGCTGGATAACCCTCAGCATACTTGTTTGTAAACACTGAACCCATTGCTTCCATAACTGCTGGAAGCGTGAAGTTTTCAGATGCAATCATCTCCAAGTGATCAGTTTGTCTCTCTAACTCTTGCTCACATAGATTAAATATCTCTTCATCAAATTCTTTTAAAAAACTCATTTATTATTTCTCCTCTTCTTGTGTGTTATGTTCTTCATGTATTGGTTTCATTGCTGGAAATAGTAGCACATCTCTGATTGAATGTTCATTAGTTAGAAGCATAACAAGTCTATCTATACCTATTCCTTGCCCAGCTGTTGGTGCCATACCGTAACTGAGTGCTTCAACAAAATCACTATCCATCTCATGTGCTTCATCATCACCACTATCTTTAGCCGCCATCTGCCCTTCAAAACGTGAAAGTTGATCTATTGGGTCATTTAGCTCGCTAAATGCATTTGCTATCTCACGACCAGCAATAAAGAGCTCAAAACGCTCTGTAATATCTGGGTTTTCATCACTTCTACGAGCAAGTGGAGATATTTCCACTGGATACTCAGTAATGAAAGTAGGGTCTATGAGTTTCTCTTCAACAAACTCATCAAACAGCTCACCTTGAAGTTGACCTAAATTCATGCCAGGTTTAACACTGATATTTTTAGATTTTAGATACTCTACAATTTTATTTTTATCGCCTGTTACTTCAGCTGGAACACCGCCAATAGTAGTTAAAGACTCAATAAGTGGAATCTCTACAAAGTTGTCAAAGTTTACTTCTATATCTCCATAAGGTAGACGAGTTGGTAGGTCTAAATGCTCAAATAAGTATTGGAAGTACTCTTTTGTAATCTCTATGAGGTCTTTATATGTCTTGTATGCCCAATAAAATTCTATAGAAGTAAATTCAGGGTTATGAGTAGCATCCATTCCTTCATTTCTAAAGTTACGATTTATTTCAAATACAGCTTCAAAACCACCAACAATTAAACGCTTAAGGTAAAGTTCTGGTGCGATTCTTAAAAATCTATCTATGCCCAGTGCATTGTGATGAGTAACAAACGGTTTTGCATTTGCCCCGCCAGCAATTGGATGCATCATTGGAGTTTCAACTTCTAAGAAACCCTTGTCTTCAAAAAATCTTCTTGTTAAAGATATAACTTTTGAGCGTGTTTGAAATGTTTTTCTTACATCAGCATTCATAATAAGGTCAAGATAGCGTTTACGGTACCTTATCTCTTTATCTGTGACACCATGGAATTTTTCAGGAAGTGGACTAATAGCCTTTGTAAGAATTTTCAACTCATTTACATGTAAAGAGAGTTCACCTTTTCCTGTTACAAAAGGGTAACCTGCTACTTCTATTATGTCACCAACTTCGATATTTTTTTTGAACATATCGTTATAAAAACCTTCTGGTAAGTTATCGCGGGTAACGTAAACCTGAAGCATTCCACTCTCATCTTCAATCTTTACAAAACTTGCTTTACCCATAACTCTTAAAAGTTTAATCCTACCACTCACTATATAGTGGCGTTTTTCATCGCGTTTATCTTCTTTATCTTCTATGTCAGAGTTTACATTTAAGTATTTTTCTATAGTTGTATTTCTTTTAGAATGATTAGAATATGGATTATAGCCCGCTTCTTTTAAAAGATTTGCTTTTTCAATTCTCTGTTGTATAAATTTATTTTCAAAAATCAATAATTTTCCTTCGTTTATTTTTATATTGTTTATATCTTTAAAGTGAAACTCAATAAGAGTTCTTTGTAGTTCTTATTGACAATCTTTACAAATACCATATATTTGCATTGAGTGGTCTACCATTTTAAAGCCGAGCTCTTTGGTAATCATATGTTGACGAGATTCAATCTCTTTATCAACAAACTCGGTAATATTTCCACACTCTGTACAAATGAGATGGTCATGATGCTCTTTAGCACCGAGTTCATATTTTTTCCCTTGTGCACCAAATGAAAGTGATGTCACAACACTAGACTCTTCAAGTAGGGCTAATGTTCGGTAGACTGTAGCTATGCCTGTTTTAAGTTCAGGCTGCTTTTCTTGTATGAGATGATGAAGTGCTTCTGGTGTTAAGTGTTCATCTGAGCTATAAAGAGTCTCAAGTATAACTTCTCTTTGAATAGTGAATTTTAAATTATTCTTTTTCAGAAGCTCTTTAAAATTATTCAGAAGTTGTTCATATTCAACTGTTCTATCTTGGAAGTTTGTTGTTACCTTACTCATATTAATTCTCTTTTAACTCTTGTTTTATTTCTTCAATTTTTTTAACTGCTTCTTCTTCTACAAGTTTTTTTGTTTTTTCTTCAATAGCTTGTGTGCTATTTGAAATACTCTTATTAATATCATCACTCATATTTACTGGGTCCATTTTCATGATAAATGAGCCTGTTTCAACCATAATAGGAAAGAGTATACTATTTTCAAGTGCACTATCAATACTAGACTTCACAGCTTGGACACTATATGCAGCATGAGCTATGACTGCTGCAATTAAAAAGAATTTACTCGCACCAAAGACAAAACCAAGGATTTTATCTACAGGACCAAGTCCACTCATAGCACTGAGTTTTTTAAATATAAAACCAATGAGGACCATTAGTAACCAAAATATAGCTAGTGTAGTCAAAAATCCCATAAAGCTAATAGCAGAGGTACTTTCAAAGTTAAAGATTAAGTTATTTAAATACTCTCCAACTTCATCACCAGCTCTAGAGGCAACAAAAATACCACCTATAATTCCTACAAGTCCGAAGACCTCTTTAAAAAATCCGTTTATAATTCCCTTTAATCCTAGTAAAAGGATTATAGAAGCTGCGACAATATCAAAGTAGTTTATATCCATATTATTTTAATTCCGTTGTGATTTGATTTTTACCATTTTTTTTTGATTTATAGAGTGCTTTGTCTGCTCTATTTAATATACTATCAGGCGTATCATCTTGATAGTATATTGTTTTACCAATGCTCATAGTTACATTAAGTGATTCACCCTTATATATAAACTTATTTGAACTTATAAGAGCAAGAATTCTATCTGTTACATCTACTGATGTTTTCATGTCTATTCGGTTAAGAATAATAACAAACTCTTCTCCACCAAATCTAAAGACTTTATCTCCATCACGTAAAGTTTTTCTTAATAAGTTTGCTATAAATATTAAAATCTTATCTCCTGCAATATGCCCATAGGTATCGTTTATCTGTTTAAAGTCATCTACATCTAATATAAGGAGATGTAAGTCATACTTATTTGTTTCTTTTAAACATAAATCATCTAAAAATGTCGAGAGAGCTCTTCTATTGAAAATCTTTGTTAAAGAGTCTAAGTTTGAATTTTGTTCAAGCTCTTTAATCTTATTCATAAGATTATTGATTACATCATTGGCTTGTTGAACTTCACTCATCATATGTTCTTGAATGTCCTTAAACTTTTCGCTTATCTTTGGAATATCAATCTGCAAATAAGAACTATTTTCTATGGTCTGTTTATGTAGTTGGGCTAACTCTTGAAATTTATTGTTTGTATTTTTATAACTTAAAAGACTCTCTTTAGCTATATCTTCATAAATACTTTTAAATTCAAGATCAGCATGAATTTCTGAAGTAGTACCTTTGCAGTCTGCATCAAGAATACTTTTAGATGAAGCACATAAATATGAGGAAATATCTCTAGCACTTGTACCATCTTGTGAGTCAATTTTATCAGTCAACTCATAGTACATTTTATTTATTAGAGATTTAAGTTCATCTTTTTGCATAGCTGTCCCAGATCAAAATATTTCATTATTATACACTTATAATCATAAATAGAGCTTTTATCAAATTATTTCAGCTTAAAAAATCGTATAACCAAGAATTTAGCTATTTTTAGATAAAATTGCCAAAAATTATTATATATAAGGTCTAATATGAGTACTTGGAGCCCATCTAGTTGGAGAGAAAAACCGATTTTACAACAGCCAACTTACCCAAATAAAGCAGAACTGGATAGAGTTTTAGAAGAACTTAAAAACTATCCACCATTAGTTTTTGCAGGTGAAGCTCGTTCACTTAAAAGCCAATTAGCTGGTGTAGCTAATGGAGAAGGATTTTTACTTCAAGGTGGCGATTGTGCTGAGAGTTTTTCAGAGTTCAAAGCACAAAATATCCGTGATAGCTTTAAAGCAATGTTACAGATGGCTGTTGTGATGACTTATGCGGGTGGATTACCAGTTGTAAAAGTTGGCCGTATTGCTGGTCAGTTTGCAAAACCACGTTCAAGTAATACAGAAACATTTGATGGTGTAACTCTTGACTCTTACCGTGGTGATATTATTAACGGTTCTGATTTTACACCTGAAGCTCGTACTCCAGATCCCCAGAGAATGATAAAAGCATATAATCAGTCTGCTGCTACACAAAACTTACTCCGTGCTTTTGCATCAGGTGGGTTAGCAGACTTACATCAAGTTCATAAGTGGACACTTGACTTTGCACATCAAGGTGGTGCAACTCAAAAGTATGAAGCACTTGCAGATGAGATTGGAAAATCTTTAAAGTTTATGGAAGCTTGTGGTATCACATCTAAAACATATAGAACACTTAGAGAGACTGACTTTTACACTTCTCATGAAGCACTTTTACTTCCTTATGAAGAGGCATTTACACGAAAAGATTCCACAACTGGTGACTGGTATGATACATCGGCACATATGTTATGGATAGGAGATAGAACACGTCAACTTGATGGTGCTCATGTTGAATACTTAAGTGGCGTTCACAACCCAATAGGACTTAAAGCTGGTCCATCAATGGATCCAGAAGATCTAGTAAAACTATGTGCAAAACTTAACCCTAATAATGAAGCGGGTCGTTTAAATGTTATCGTGAGAATGGGTGCTGGAAAAGTTGGGGATGGGCTTCCTGCACTTATCCGTGCTGTTGAGAGAGAAGGGCAAAAAGTAGTATGGTCATGTGATCCAATGCATGGAAATACTATAAAGTCTTCTAACAACTATAAAACACGTCCTGTTGATGCCGTACTTACTGAGATGAAAGAGTTTTTCCAGGTACATAAGTCCGAGGGTACTTTTGGTGGTGGCGTTCACTTAGAGATGACGGGTAAAAACGTTACTGAGTGTATCGGTGGTAGTTTTACTGTAACTGAAGAGGATTTAAGCTCTCGTTATCATACACATTGTGACCCGCGTTTAAACGCAGACCAATCTTTAGAGTTGGCGTTTTTGATTGCAGATAGTCTAAAAGATGCACAAAAGTAGAGTTTAAAAACTCTACTTATTTTAAGAGTTTATCTCTTCTTCTTTCTCTTGTATAGTTAAAAGCTCTTCAACTTTTAGCTCATAGAGCTCTTCAAGCTCAGCAAGCTCTTTTGCTATGCTAGTTATACCTTTTTCTTCATAACATTTTGGATCGGCTAGACACTCATTTGTATTTTCTATCTTCTCTTCTAGCTCTTCAATCTCAAGAGGTAGTTTTTCTAGGGCAATTTTCTCTTTAAACGTAAGCTTTAATTGTTTTACTTTCTCTTTGATTATCTCTTTTGGCTTTACTATCTCGTTTAAAGCACCCTCCATATCGTCAAGCTCTTTTAACTCTTTTTCTAACTCAAGGTACTGAGTATACTCTTGATGTGACTCTTCTATCGTTTTGTCAGCTTTAAATATAAATAGTTTTTTTGCAATCTTATCTACGAAGTATCTATCATGAGAAACTATGATGACTGCACCTGCAAAGTTTGTGAGTTGCTCTTCAAGAATGTTAATAGTAGGTATGTCTAAATCATTTGTGGGCTCATCAAGTATGAGTATGTCTACGTCTTTAGTAAAGAGTAGGGCAAGGGCAACGCGGTTTTTTTCACCACCACTAAGAACTCCTACTTTTTTATCTAAAAACTCTCTAGGAAATAAAAAGTTTTTAAGATACCCATAAACATGTAGGTCACTCCCTCTTACGCTGACTCTATCTCCACCATGAGGACAAAATGTCTCAATGAGGTTTTTATCATCATCAAGTAGTTCACGATGCTGGTCAAAATAACCTACTGTGAACTCTCCGCGTTTAATAGTCCCAGTAGTAGGTTCCAAGCGTCCTAGAAGAGCTTTAAGTAGCGTTGATTTTCCACTGCCATTAGGTCCTACGATAGCTATAACGTCTTTTTGAAGTACGCGAGTCGTAAAGTTTTTAAGTAGCTCTTTGTCACCAAGCGTAAGACCAAGGTTCTCTATTTCAAAGAGCATCTTTTGTTTGTTTATACTTTTATCACGATTAAAGTGTTTTGCCTCGCGTTGTAGCTCGACTGACATTTTACGAATTTTTGCAGGGTTTGTTTTTGCGTCCTCACGAAGATTCATCAATCGCTCTTTTCTTCCTTCGTTGCGTTTAAGACGAGCGCGAACGCCACGGGCAAACCATTCGTTCTCGCGTTTAAGAACTCCAAGTAGGTTGTCATGCTGTTTTTGTAGAGTCCGTATATACTCTGCTTTTTGCGTAAGATAGTTTGAATAGCCACCGCTGTACTCTTTTAAAACGCAATCATCCACTTCAACGCTCTTTGTCGCAATCCTATCTATGAAGTATCTATCATGAGAAATAAAAACGAGAGTGAATTTCTCTTTTAAAAGAAGCTCTTCTAAAAACTCCACCATATATACGTCAAGATGATTGGTAGGCTCATCCAGTAAAAGTATGTCTGGCTTTTGAAGTAAGAGTGAGGCGAGGGCGACACGGCGTTGCTCGCCTCCACTTAAAAGAGAGATAGGCTTGTCTTCGTAGCGTTTAAGGTCAAAATGCTGGATAATGCGTTCTATCTTATCATCCAAGTTCCATGCATTATGGTGTTCGATATAACGCGAGAGTTTTTCATGCTCATCAATCAGTAGTTTATTTTCAAAATCATCTGCGAGTTTTAAAGAGAGTTCATTGTACCTCTCTTTTGCCGCGTTTAACTCTTTAAGTCCATGCTCTACAGCTTGGCGAACGTTATGACCTTCGACAAAATTAGGACGTTGGTCGAGCATTTTTACTTCAAGATCATTCTTAGTGATTCGTCTCCCGCCATCTTGGGCGAGTGAACCATTGATAATTTTCATTAGAGTAGATTTTCCACTTCCATTTTTACCAATGATGACTATGCGTTCGCCCTCATCTACATGAAAGTTTACTTCAGTAAGAATTTTTTGAGCAGAGTAGTGTTTTGAAATGTTTTGTAGGTCTATTAATGCCATTAAATAATCTTCATATATTTTTTTGAATGATACCTAAAGAGCCCTTAATAATACTCAATTATAATTAGAGTATTAAAGATAGCCTTAATGGAGATAGTATGAAGTCAATTATGTTTGTATGTTTAGGAAATATTTGCCGCTCACCAATTGCAGAGGGGTGTGCCAAGAAAATTGTAAAAGAGAACTCCTTAGATATAAAAATAGACTCATCTGGGACTAGTAACTGGCATACAGGTGAAGCTCCTTGTGATAACTCTATAAAAGTGTGTCAAATGAATGGAGTAAACATTTCAGGTCAAAGAGCTTCTCAATTTAAAAAAAGTGATATAGAGAAGTATGACTTAATAGTAGCTCTTGATGATAAAAATGTTACGTCGCTAAAAGAGCTTGGGGCTTTAAATGTTGTAAAACTAGGTGCTTATGGGTATGAGTCAGAGGATGTTCCTGACCCTTACTTCTTTGATGGATTTGAGGGCTTTGATAAAGTTTATAAAATGATAAATGAGTGTGTCACAAACTTGTTAAAAGAAGAGATATAGCCTTGGCATTAAAAACAAAAGAAAAAATTATTATAATCGGCGCGGGAATAAGTGGCGTTTATCTTGCATACTTACTTCAAGAAAAATATGAGGTAATTATTTTAGAAGCAAGAGATAGGGTAGGGGGAAGAATTTTTAGTATTGATGGACATGATATGGGCCCCTCTTGGGTCTGGCCACATCAAAAAAATATTTTAAAATTAATGGATGAACTGGGTTTGGAGCTTTTTAGACAAAACTCTAAAGGTTATGCCATTTATGATACTGAGGCAAAGGTGGAAGTTTTTTCCGCTCCACAATCTACTCCATCTTTTAGAGTTAAAGGCTCCTTAACAAAGTTAATAGACGCATTAAAAGATCAACTTGAAAATGTGGAAATATATCTAAATAAAGAGGTTCTATCTGTTAAAATAAAAGAGGGATTTGTGAGTGTATTTACGACTAATAAAGAGTATATTGCTAATTATGTTATTTCTACGCTGCCTCCAAGAGTTACCAATAGGATCAACTTTGAGCCAAAACTACCAGATGAGTTAGAGAAGAAAATGTTAGCTACTCAAACATGGATGGGAAATAGTGCTAAATGTGTAGTGGAGTTTAAAAAGAATATTTGGCAAGAGAAAGGTTTAAGTGGTTTTATGTTTTCACATGTGGGACCATTAGGAGAGATTCATGACGCTTCTTGTGAAGGAAAACATGCTCTATTTGGTTTTGTAAATGCTAACGCAAATATGGAAGATTTTGATTTACAAGTAACAGAGCAGATGATAAGGGTTCTTCAGATAAAGAGTGATGATATTTTGAAAATATACTTAATAAATTGGAAAAGTGAGAAATTTTCGTCTACTAAAGAGGACTCAAAGCCATTAAAAGCTCACCCAATATATGGGATTGATACAAGTGCATATAGCCAAAGAGCACTCTTTAGCTCAACTGAGTTTTCTTATGAAGAGGGTGGTTAT encodes the following:
- a CDS encoding DUF1882 domain-containing protein, producing the protein MTAMDLKLIKMVSDHYWEKKESVVDKISFKGRTFYNKFEKISAPLNQTVINKHIKGDITVAHSIVNSRGKVENIVIDYNGRDPERFYHKAQLLLREEGYINFTAYKTKTEGHLHVYIHKGHTTLAEAIQLGKMISMKLASKQPKQWRMFPNSDMPDEYNILTLPYEVYAKERGAAWSKHM
- the abc-f gene encoding ribosomal protection-like ABC-F family protein, whose protein sequence is MALIDLQNISKHYSAQKILTEVNFHVDEGERIVIIGKNGSGKSTLMKIINGSLAQDGGRRITKNDLEVKMLDQRPNFVEGHNVRQAVEHGLKELNAAKERYNELSLKLADDFENKLLIDEHEKLSRYIEHHNAWNLDDKIERIIQHFDLKRYEDKPISLLSGGEQRRVALASLLLQKPDILLLDEPTNHLDVYMVEFLEELLLKEKFTLVFISHDRYFIDRIATKSVEVDDCVLKEYSGGYSNYLTQKAEYIRTLQKQHDNLLGVLKRENEWFARGVRARLKRNEGRKERLMNLREDAKTNPAKIRKMSVELQREAKHFNRDKSINKQKMLFEIENLGLTLGDKELLKNFTTRVLQKDVIAIVGPNGSGKSTLLKALLGRLEPTTGTIKRGEFTVGYFDQHRELLDDDKNLIETFCPHGGDRVSVRGSDLHVYGYLKNFLFPREFLDKKVGVLSGGEKNRVALALLFTKDVDILILDEPTNDLDIPTINILEEQLTNFAGAVIIVSHDRYFVDKIAKKLFIFKADKTIEESHQEYTQYLELEKELKELDDMEGALNEIVKPKEIIKEKVKQLKLTFKEKIALEKLPLEIEELEEKIENTNECLADPKCYEEKGITSIAKELAELEELYELKVEELLTIQEKEEEINS
- a CDS encoding serine hydroxymethyltransferase, encoding MSFLKEFDEEIFNLCEQELERQTDHLEMIASENFTLPAVMEAMGSVFTNKYAEGYPAKRYYGGCEYADGVEQLAIDRACELFGCSYANVQPHSGSQANGAVYAGLLKAGDKLLGMDLSHGGHLTHGSKPSFSGKNYSSFTYGVELDGRINYERVLDIARIVQPKIIVCGASAYAREIDFKKFREIADDVGAILFADIAHIAGLVAAGEHPSPFPYADVVTTTTHKTLAGPRGGMIMTNDEDIAKKMNSAIFPALQGGPLVHVIAAKAVGFKHNLSPAWKEYAKQVKANAKVLGEVMMKRGYDVVSGGTDNHLILVSFVGKEISGKDADAALGNAGITINKNTVPGETRSPFVTSGIRVGSPALTSRGMKEKEFEIIANKMADVLDDITNTDLQATIKEELKALAQNFVIYNQATY
- a CDS encoding flavin monoamine oxidase family protein; the encoded protein is MALKTKEKIIIIGAGISGVYLAYLLQEKYEVIILEARDRVGGRIFSIDGHDMGPSWVWPHQKNILKLMDELGLELFRQNSKGYAIYDTEAKVEVFSAPQSTPSFRVKGSLTKLIDALKDQLENVEIYLNKEVLSVKIKEGFVSVFTTNKEYIANYVISTLPPRVTNRINFEPKLPDELEKKMLATQTWMGNSAKCVVEFKKNIWQEKGLSGFMFSHVGPLGEIHDASCEGKHALFGFVNANANMEDFDLQVTEQMIRVLQIKSDDILKIYLINWKSEKFSSTKEDSKPLKAHPIYGIDTSAYSQRALFSSTEFSYEEGGYIEGAIINAKKIYNKLVN
- a CDS encoding GGDEF domain-containing protein yields the protein MQKDELKSLINKMYYELTDKIDSQDGTSARDISSYLCASSKSILDADCKGTTSEIHADLEFKSIYEDIAKESLLSYKNTNNKFQELAQLHKQTIENSSYLQIDIPKISEKFKDIQEHMMSEVQQANDVINNLMNKIKELEQNSNLDSLTKIFNRRALSTFLDDLCLKETNKYDLHLLILDVDDFKQINDTYGHIAGDKILIFIANLLRKTLRDGDKVFRFGGEEFVIILNRIDMKTSVDVTDRILALISSNKFIYKGESLNVTMSIGKTIYYQDDTPDSILNRADKALYKSKKNGKNQITTELK
- a CDS encoding Fur family transcriptional regulator, with protein sequence MSKVTTNFQDRTVEYEQLLNNFKELLKKNNLKFTIQREVILETLYSSDEHLTPEALHHLIQEKQPELKTGIATVYRTLALLEESSVVTSLSFGAQGKKYELGAKEHHDHLICTECGNITEFVDKEIESRQHMITKELGFKMVDHSMQIYGICKDCQ
- a CDS encoding CvpA family protein, with the translated sequence MDINYFDIVAASIILLLGLKGIINGFFKEVFGLVGIIGGIFVASRAGDEVGEYLNNLIFNFESTSAISFMGFLTTLAIFWLLMVLIGFIFKKLSAMSGLGPVDKILGFVFGASKFFLIAAVIAHAAYSVQAVKSSIDSALENSILFPIMVETGSFIMKMDPVNMSDDINKSISNSTQAIEEKTKKLVEEEAVKKIEEIKQELKEN
- a CDS encoding low molecular weight protein-tyrosine-phosphatase, with the translated sequence MKSIMFVCLGNICRSPIAEGCAKKIVKENSLDIKIDSSGTSNWHTGEAPCDNSIKVCQMNGVNISGQRASQFKKSDIEKYDLIVALDDKNVTSLKELGALNVVKLGAYGYESEDVPDPYFFDGFEGFDKVYKMINECVTNLLKEEI
- the lysS gene encoding lysine--tRNA ligase, whose amino-acid sequence is MIFENKFIQQRIEKANLLKEAGYNPYSNHSKRNTTIEKYLNVNSDIEDKEDKRDEKRHYIVSGRIKLLRVMGKASFVKIEDESGMLQVYVTRDNLPEGFYNDMFKKNIEVGDIIEVAGYPFVTGKGELSLHVNELKILTKAISPLPEKFHGVTDKEIRYRKRYLDLIMNADVRKTFQTRSKVISLTRRFFEDKGFLEVETPMMHPIAGGANAKPFVTHHNALGIDRFLRIAPELYLKRLIVGGFEAVFEINRNFRNEGMDATHNPEFTSIEFYWAYKTYKDLIEITKEYFQYLFEHLDLPTRLPYGDIEVNFDNFVEIPLIESLTTIGGVPAEVTGDKNKIVEYLKSKNISVKPGMNLGQLQGELFDEFVEEKLIDPTFITEYPVEISPLARRSDENPDITERFELFIAGREIANAFSELNDPIDQLSRFEGQMAAKDSGDDEAHEMDSDFVEALSYGMAPTAGQGIGIDRLVMLLTNEHSIRDVLLFPAMKPIHEEHNTQEEEK
- a CDS encoding class II 3-deoxy-7-phosphoheptulonate synthase; this translates as MSTWSPSSWREKPILQQPTYPNKAELDRVLEELKNYPPLVFAGEARSLKSQLAGVANGEGFLLQGGDCAESFSEFKAQNIRDSFKAMLQMAVVMTYAGGLPVVKVGRIAGQFAKPRSSNTETFDGVTLDSYRGDIINGSDFTPEARTPDPQRMIKAYNQSAATQNLLRAFASGGLADLHQVHKWTLDFAHQGGATQKYEALADEIGKSLKFMEACGITSKTYRTLRETDFYTSHEALLLPYEEAFTRKDSTTGDWYDTSAHMLWIGDRTRQLDGAHVEYLSGVHNPIGLKAGPSMDPEDLVKLCAKLNPNNEAGRLNVIVRMGAGKVGDGLPALIRAVEREGQKVVWSCDPMHGNTIKSSNNYKTRPVDAVLTEMKEFFQVHKSEGTFGGGVHLEMTGKNVTECIGGSFTVTEEDLSSRYHTHCDPRLNADQSLELAFLIADSLKDAQK